One genomic segment of Panicum virgatum strain AP13 chromosome 2N, P.virgatum_v5, whole genome shotgun sequence includes these proteins:
- the LOC120659650 gene encoding uncharacterized protein LOC120659650: protein MLLRPLLRRAAAAASSGGTRATALPDPPAALASLLLASRSYAKAKGGGKPASSTSNRGKVRAKDPRGGASADDADGDEFAGGGGGDDLDAEFELPTDPLPPTYDPALDVGPGGRPLFAFTDTFGSFAHRNANVYVDFTLDQWNAMLPEGLPAGMMKEFQETRRCAVMVRKSFLDLRDNFRRIVDPAVTTNLKDIKKQIVLDGPRSCGKSIALAMLVHWARTEGWLVFYVPQGKDWTHGGFFYRNTYSDLFDTPIQAAKILQDFLKYNETRLLQLPCQIFEPIPLGEGAGVGKMKGADTVEMPEGSTLYDLIQTGITHTHASVGVVVRLRKELSLVKDVPVLFAIDQYNSWFTFSEFQEPVTVRSCRPIHAKELTMVNAYRSMLHNDMMVGAFSHSTAVGKLRQELPDVPSDARLMFPRYTLEEAETVCYYYMRQKIIRRESFSEEKWKKIYYLSNGNGSEMRWLAAFV from the exons ATGCtcctccgccccctcctccgccgcgccgccgccgcggcatccTCCGGCGGCACTCGCGCCACCGCGCTCCCCGACCCGCCCGCTGCgctcgcctccctcctcctggcCTCCCGGTCCTACGCGAAGGCCAAGGGCGGGGGCAAGCCGGCGTCGTCCACGTCCAACCGCGGCAAGGTCCGCGCTAAGGACCCGCGGGGCGGGGCGTCGGCAGACGACGCCGATGGGGATgagttcgccggcggcggcgggggcgacgacCTCGACGCCGAGTTCGAGCTGCCCACGGACCCGCTGCCCCCAACCTACGACCCGGCGCTCGACGTCGGCCCAGGTGGCCGGCCGCTCTTCGCCTTCACCGACACGTTCGGGTCGTTCGCGCACCGCAACGCCAACGTCTATGTCGACTTCAC TTTGGATCAATGGAATGCCATGTTACCAGAAGGGTTGCCAGCAGGGATGATGAAGGAGTTTCAAGAGACAAGACGGTGTGCTGTAATGGTGAGGAAGAGCTTCCTAGATCTCAGGGATAACTTCCGTAGGATTGTTGATCCGGCCGTTACAACCAATCTCAAAG ATATCAAAAAACAAATTGTCTTGGATGGCCCACGGAGTTGCGGTAAAAGCATTGCACTTGCGATGCTTGTCCACTGGGCACGTACTGAAGGATGGCTGGTATTCTATGTTCCACAAGGGAAGGATTGGACTCATGGAGGATTCTTCTATAGAAACACATACAGTGATTTGTTTGATACACCAATACAAGCTGCCAAGATCTTGCAG GATTTCTTGAAGTACAACGAAACACGATTACTGCAATTACCATGTCAAATTTTCGAGCCTATCCCCCTGGGAGAAGGTGCTGGTGTTGGAAAGATGAAAGGGGCTGACACAGTGGAAATGCCTGAAGGGTCCACATTGTATGATCTCATCCAGACTGGGATAACCCACACGCATGCTTCTGTTGGTGTTGTAGTTCGCTTAAGGAAGGAACTATCCCTTGTTAAAGATGTGCCTGTATTGTTTGCAATTGATCAG TACAATAGTTGGTTTACATTCAGTGAGTTTCAGGAGCCCGTAACTGTTAGATCTTGTCGACCAATCCATGCGAAAGAGCTTACAATG GTCAATGCTTATAGGTCAATGTTACACAATGATATGATGGTAGGAGCCTTTTCACACTCAACGGCTGTTGGCAAACTACGGCAGGAGCTTCCAGATGTTCCTTCTGACGCTCGTTTGATGTTTCCACGTTACACCTTAGAAGAAGCTGAGACTGTGTGTTACTATTATATGAG GCAAAAGATCATTCGGCGTGAGAGTTTTTCAGAAGAGAAGTGGAAAAAGATCTATTATTTATCAAATGGAAACGGCTCAGAGATGAGATGGCTTGCTGCCTTTGTTTGA